Within the Opitutaceae bacterium TAV5 genome, the region TGAGGGCGCGCGCCTGCTCGACGGGCTGATGAAGGGGGAAATCACCGCGGCGAGTCCGGCGGGCGAGCGTCATCTCGTCATCCCGCCGCTCACGATCGAAAAACGCCAGTCGACCGACAGCGCCGCCGAGAGCGACAAGGCGGTGGTCGCCATCCAGCAATACATCCGCGAGCATTTTGCCGAACGCATTTCCCTGGAAACGGTGCTGCAGGATCTGCGTTTGTCCCGTTCGACGGTTTTTGCGCGTTTCACGCATGCGGTCGGCCATCCGATCGGGAAAGAAATCACGCGAGTGCGGATGGACCACGCCCGCTATCTGCTGGCCGAGACCGACTACAAGATCGACGCCGTGGCGCGCATGAGCGGCTACGAAAACACCTCGGCCTTTTGCCGCCTGTTCAAGCGCCTCCACCAGCAGTCTCCCGCGGCCTGGCGCAGGCAGCAGTGACTACGGTGTTTGACGGAGCGGCGGCATGGCAGGCTGTCGGCCTGCGGCCTCGGTACTTGCCGCTGCCGACGACGCAACGCGTCGCCGGTCCGGACGGCGAGGCACCGGGCGAGGCGCTGACGCGCCTCGTCGCAGAGGCAAGAATGCCGCCGCTCCGTTGACACATCCGGCAAACCCGGATCGTGCTTCAGAGCCGGTGCCGGATCCGGGCGGCAATGGCCACGCCCGCCGCCAGCAGTCCTGCCAGCACGGCCCAAGTGCCCGGTTCGGGGATAACCTGCGATGTCGTCGCCGATTCCCAGTCGGTGCCGATGCGGAGGTTGTCGAACGCGGTGACGGTGCCGGCGCCGTTCCGGTTGCCATCCTGCCGGCGGAGGAACAGGCGTCCGATATTGTCCACACTCGCGGTGAGCGTGCGGGTGGTGAGCGGAGGGGCGTTTTCGTCGTCGGCATTCAGCCAGAGGGTAAGCGTGGCCGAGCCGTCGCCGCCGAAGGTAAACTTGCCGGTAATCGTGTTCACGCCGCCGCTGACGTCGAACCCGCCCGCATTGAAGTCCCCGCCATTGACCCGGTACCGCCCGGTGGCTCCTCCCGTGCCGTAGGCGATGCCGACACTGAACACGTCGCTCCAGGAGCTGCCGTTCCACGTCTGGAAAACAAGCTGGTCATTGAACGAGCCGGCAGCCGAAGTGAACGCCGCCACGCTGACATCAAACGAGAAGTAAAAGGTGTCGGAGAGGGAGTCGAAAGCGCGGCTGGCCGTCGTGTCTCGGGTGCCGGTGATCGTGGCGACGCCGTCGTTTACGGTCCACAGGCCGGTGCCGTCAATGCTGGCGCCGCCACTCCAGGCGGTGGTGAAGCCGGTGCCGCCATTCCCGCCGGCGAGGTTGCCGTCGGCATAACCGAACAGTTCCTCGACCAGCGTGACACCGGCCGAGGCGAGGGGAGAGCTAGCGAGAACGGCCAGCGCCGCGAGCGGGCCGAGGACGGTGCGAGTGTGTCGTTTCAGGGAAATCATGAAATCGAGGCTGCGTCGACCGGGCCATGCCAACAAAACCAAAGTGTTTGCCCGCGATCCGGACTATGTGCCGGGCGTCGTTTTGTCCGGATTTTCGCTCTTTCCACCGGGGCGTGTCCGGCGTGTGCTGGTGGCGACATGAAGTTGCACGTTCTTCCCGCGGGGCCGATCCGCACCAACGCTTACCTGCTCACCGACGCCGCCTCCGGTGAGGCCATTCTCATCGACGCTCCCGAAGGCGTCTGGGCCGACGTGGAGCCCGTCCTCAAGGCCGAGGGCTGCACGCTCCGCGAACTCTGGCTCACCCACGGCCACTGGGACCACATGCAGGGCAGCGCCGAGGTCGTCGAAAAATCCGGCGCCACCGTCCGCGCCCATGAGGCCGACCGCGTGCTCATCGAGACGCCCGAGGTTATGGAGCTCCTCGGCCCGGGCGTGCCGGTGCGGCCGGTGAAAATCGACGCCACGGTCAGCCAGGGCGACCGGCTGGCCGCGTTCGGCATGGAGGCGGAGGTGCGCCACGTGCCGGGGCATTGTCCGGGCAACGTGCTGTTTTATTTCGCGCCGGTGAAGGCGGCGTTTGTCGGCGACGCGCTGTTTGCCGGCAGCGTCGGCCGCACCGACCTGCCGGGCGGCAGCAGCGAGGAGCTGGCCCGCTCCGTCCGCGAACAGATCTACACGCTGCCGGGAGACACGCAGGTGTTCCCCGGTCATGGCGGCCCCACTACGGTTGACCGCGAGCGGGCGACGAATCCCTTCGTCCGGAACGTCTGAAAATCCTTTTTCCCAATCCGGCAAGCCAACCGCGAATGGACGCTAATGAACGCGAATAAAAAGGCAGGAATCATTGGTTTTATTCCCTTGGGTCTAATACCCCGAAGCGTGCTTCGGCTTGTCGGAACGGCGGCGAGGACGCCGCCGCTCCAATACCTCGGGGCTTGCCCCGAAGTTCTTTATTCGCGTCTGTTCGCGTCCATTCGCGGTTAAAAACTGAATTTCCGGATCCTCCCTTGATTCCCGCCATGTCTTCCCTCCCCGCCACTCCCGCTCCGTCCGCTTCCGATGCCGGCAGGATCACGCCGCAACAGAAGCGGCGGCGGTGGCGCGGGCAGTGGCTGGCGGTGGCGCTCCTGCCGCTGGCGCTGCTGTGGGCCTTGTTCGATACACTGGGCGCGTTGCGGACAATCGAGGAGGAGACGGTGGACTGGCGTTTCCGGTGGCGCGGCACTCTCGAGGCGCCGGTGAACGTCGTGTACGTGGATATCGATTCGCAGGCGGTCAGCGAGCTGGGCAATTTTCCCTGGAACCGGGACCGGTTCGCCACCGTGTGCAAGGCGCTCCTCGCCGAGGCGCGGGTGAAGGCAATCGGAGTCGATGTGCTCATGTCGGAGGCCGGGATGCCGCAGGTGGTCAATCGCGCGGCATGGAATCGCGGCAACGCGGAGCTGGGCGATTTTCTGTTCTCCGAACCGCCGCCGCCGGTCGTGCTGGCCGCGGCCTACATGGGCGCGATCCGGAGGGACGAGGAAGGCAATGCCCTGCCGGTCGAGATCCCGCTTGCGGGCAGCATGCCGGCGGACTTTCCCGAACAGCCGCGCTGGCAGGGGCCGGACGGGTTGTGGAAACCGGCGCCGCATCACGGCCTGATTGATACGCTCGACAACGACACCCGCATCGTGCCGCTGTTCGCCCCGCTGCCGGACGGCGGCAACGTGCTGCACCTGTCGCTGGAACTGGCGCGAATCTGGTGGGGCGTACCGAAAGAAGGAGTACGGATACGCGATGATCGCATCGACATGGTGGACGAAGACGGCCGGCCGGTGCGCCGGATCCCGCTTCCCGGCGGACAGTTTCTGGCGATCAACTGGTTCTCGGCATGGAAGGCGGAAGGGCAGAATCCGCGGATCAGCTTTGCGGATGTGCATACCTACGCGGGCATGCTCGGCTCGGCAGACGAGGCGGAGCGGGCGGCGGCGAAGGAGTTTTTCGGGCAGGAGGGATTCCGGGATGCGGTGGTGCTGATCGGGGCGACGGACCCGCTGATGCACGACATGGCAACAACCTCGTTTGACCGGCATCCGGTGCCGAAGGTGGGGATCTACGGCAACGTCCTCAAGATGCTCGTGGCCGGCCGCTTTCTGCATCACCCGCCGGGCTGGGCCGTGTGGGTGATCACGGGGGTGCTGGGTTATCTGATCACGAAAGGCTTCGCGGGGGCGGCTCGCGAGCGGGAGCGGGTGACGGCGCTTGTTCTGGTGCTGGTCTACGTGGCGCTGGTGTTTGTGGTGTTTTCGCGGCTGGACTGGGTGCTGCCGCTGGCGGCGCCGGTGGGCGGGGCGCTTTCGGCCGGGTTTGCCGGGCTGGGCGTGCAGGTGGTCATCGAGCGGAGGCAGCGCAACCGGCTGCAGGGCATGTTCGGCTCATACGTCTCGCCCGAGGTGGTGAGGCAGCTCGTGGAGAGCGGCGAGGAGCCGAAGCTGGGCGGGGTGGAGGAGGAGATCACGGCGTATTTCAGCGACGTGCAGATGTTCGCCTCCGTATCCGAAAAACTGACACCGACGCAACTGGTCGAGCTGATGAACGAATACCTGGGGGCATGCGCCGATGTGGTGCAGGCGCAGGGCGGTACGCTCGACAAGTTCGTGGGCGACGCCGTGGTGGCGATGTTCGGCGCGCCGGTGCCGCTGCCGGATCACGCGCACCGCGCCTGCATCGCGGCGCTGCGGGTGCAGCAACGGCTGGAGGCGATGCGCCGGCAATGGGCGTCGGAGACGCACCGGGATTGGCCGGCGGAGGTGGTCGGCCTGCGCACGCGCATCGGGCTCAACAGCGGACGGGCGGTCGTGGGCAACATGGGCAGCAGCGCGCGTTTCAATTACACCATGATGGGCGACACGGTGAACCTGGCCGCGCGTCTGGAGTCGGCGGCGCGGCAGTGGGGGGTGTTCACGTTGTGCACAGCGGAAACGAAGGCGGGTTGCGAGGCGGTGGAGCCGGGGCGTGTGGTGTTTCGCCGGCTCAACAACACGGTCGTGAAGGGACGTTCGCAGCCGGTGGAGATTTATGAAGTGGTGGGCCTGCGCGAGCAGGTGTCGGAGGAGACGCACGAGTGCCTGCGGATTTTCGGCGTGGGCCTGCGTTGCTACAATGAACGCGACTGGGAGGGGGCGCGGGCGGCGTTTCGGGCGAGCGCGCGGCTGGAACCCCACAAGCCGGGAGAGGCCCCCGGCGTGACCCTGAACCCGTCTTTAGCGTTGCTGGGGATGGTGGGCGAGTTGCAGACCAACCCGCCGTGGGGCGACTGGGACGGCAGCTACCGGATGCGGGAGAAGTAGGCCGGAAGCCGGGAAGACGGGTTTATGTCCGTTTTGTTTTACACAAAGAGCATCGGGCGGCGCAGCCGCAATCGAAGGGAAGAATGGCCACAAGAAACACAAAATTACCCTCTGCCCGGCGAGAATCTCCCGCGCGCTTATAAGCGCGATGGAGGCTTTCATGCGCGGCGTGTTCTTTTTGTGTTTCTTGTGGCTGAAAAAAATCCGGAGGGTGGAGTTTTGGCCGCGAAGGGGCGCAAAGGGGTTTTTTGCAGGGGAGCTCTCCATGGCGCTTATAAGCGCCACGCAACATTTCATCCTCGTGGAGATTTTTGCGCTCCTTCGCGGCTAAAAAAATCCGAGGCGGGGAGGGGCCACAGGTAAGGAAACAGGCTCCGGGAAGCGCGTAATTGTCCGTCTGCCAAAATCCTTGCGAATATGAGCGAATACCCAGGACAGCAGTGCAAAGGATCGACCCCCTCTTCGCGTTCTTCGCGATCTTCGTGTGAAAATCCGAAGGGTCCGGGGCAGGGAGTCACACGACCTGGTCGAGGCGGTGCGGGTCGTGCTCCACGTCGGGATTGAGCTCCTGCAGCGTGGCGGCGAGCGCGGTGACGGCGGCGGCGGTGTCGGCCATTTCCTCGAGGGGCATGAGGCGGCCGTACAGATGGACACGCGAGAACGGGCGCGGGATGCGAAAACCGTCCCAGCTTCGCAGGACCCAGGCCGACTCGAAGGCGGCACCGAAAGCGACGATCGGCGAGTGGCCGTTTTTGGCGACGATGACGGTGCCGGGCTTCACCGTGTAGCGCGGCCCGCGGGGGCCGTCCGGGGTAAGGCCGATGTCGGAGCCCCGGCGGAGCGCGGCGATCAGGGCGGTGGCGGCCTTGTGTCCGTAGTTGCTGCTGGAGCCGCGAATGACGCGGATGCCGAGCATTTCCAGAAAGGCTCCCATGAGCGCGCCGTCCTTGCTGGCGCTGGTGAGCGCATGGAGGGGACGGGTCGGGCGGAAACGGGTGGCCTGGTCGGCGATGATGAAGGTGCGGTTGTGCCAGAGAGCGAAGGTGAAAGGCCGGTCGGTCCGGGTGAACAGGCTTGCGGATGCCGGGCCGGTGGTGACGTGGAGGGTGGCATTCCAGAGGTGCAGGAAAACGGTGAGAGGCCAGAGCGCGGCGCGTTTCAGTCCGCTCACCTGATGGATGCGTGCGGGTTTTTTGCGCGCGCGGGTCGCTGCGGCCGTGGCCGGCGCAGCGGCGTCAGCGTGCGCGGTGTCGCCGATGGCGGTTTCCGGTGGCGGCTGGGCATCACGTGGCTGGGTCATGCGGATGTGCGAAACAGGAGAGGCTGGTTTCTTCATGCGACGCTTGCGAGGATGAAGAAAGGGCGGTTGGGTCGGCCGGATGTCTTCTTCCCCGGAAAACCTTCGCGGAGAGCCGGAATCCGGTTTCGGGCCGGAGCCGGTGGTCGTTCCGATCACGGGCGAGCTCGATCTGCACACGTTTGCCCCGCGCGAGACGGCGCAGGTGCTCGATGCCTATATCGAGGCCTGCCTCGAGCGCGGCATCCGTTCGCTGCGGGTGATCCACGGCAAGGGCACCGGCACGCTGCGCGAGACGGTGCATGCCTTTCTGCGCCGCGACCCGCGGGTGTTGTCGTTCCGCATCGGCGACGAGACGTCCGGCGGCTGGGGGGCGACGCGGGTGCAGCTGAAGGGATAGGGCGCGTATCCCCGCAGGCTTCGTCAGCGCAGGATCAGCCAGGCGCCGAGCGGGCCTTGCCAGAAGCCGAGGACGACGGAGGCGGCGGCGAGGACGACGAGTGTCACGCCGGCGAGGGCGCCGACCGGCGCGCGCGGGGGACGCGGATCGGTTTCGCCTTCGAGCAGCGGGGCGCGCCAGACGTTGAAGAAGGCGGCCTTGATCCAGCCGAAGTAGTAGTAGATCGAAATGACCACGCCGATGATCGCCACGGCGAGCAGCAGGTACAGCTCGGCGCGGAAAGCGGCGAGGAAGACGAAGAGCTTGCCCATGAAGCCGGCCAGCGGCGGGATGCCGGCCATCGAACCGAGGCCGATGGCGAGGACGCCCGCGAGGAAGGGGTGCGTCTTGCCGAGGTCGTTGTAGTCCTCGAGTTCCTGGGTGGCGTCGTTTGCGCCGGCGACGTGTGTCATCACGCCAAAAACGGCGAAGCTGGCGAGGAGGTAGGCGAGGAGGTAGAAGTTGATCGCGCCGACGGCCTGTGCGGCGATGTCGGCGTTGAGCGAGGCGATGACGCCGATCAGGAGGTAGCCGGCATGCGAGACGCCGGAGAGGCCGAGGAGGCGCTTGACGTTGTGCTGCGTGAGCGCGGCGAGGTTGCCGAAGAGGATCGTGGCCACGGCCATGATCACGAGAACCTTGTAGAGGAGTTCCGAATACGTCCCGAAAACGCGGGTGAGGATGAGCAGGAGCGTGAAGCCGGCCGCCTTGGAGCCGACGGCGAGGAAGGCGGTGACGGGCGTCGGCGCGCCTTGATAAACGTCGGGAATCCAGATCTGGAAGGGGACGGCGCCGATCTTGAAGGCCACGCCGCAGAGCACGAGGACGATGCCGGCACTGGCGAGGAAATTGCCGGGGTTGGCGGCAAGGAAGAGGCGCAGTGCGGTGAAATCCATCGGTTCGCCGCCGGGCAGGGTGCCGGGAAGATCAGGCGAGCCGGCCACGCCGTAGAGGAGCACGATGCCGAAAAGGAGGAGTCCCGAACTGAGCGAGCCGGTGATGAGGTATTTGAGGCCGGCTTCGAGGGTGAGCGGGTTGTGCCGGAAATAACTGACGAGAATGTAGAATCCGACGGTGACGGTTTCGAGCGCGACGAAGAGCAGGATGAAGTTGTGCGCCTGCGCGAGGAGCATCAGCGCGCCCGAGATGACGAGCGTGATGGCGAAGAACTCGATGCGGGGGAGTCTGGCCGGCCCTTGTCGGGCGAGCGAGACGGTGCCGAGGATCGAGACGAGGAGCGAGGTCAGCAGGAAAAACAGCCGCATGAACTGGCCTTGCGCCGACTGCTCGATGAGGCCGTTGAAGGTGAGGCCGGCGGTGGCGATGGCAGGGTTCGTGTAGTTGACGACAAAGGCCACGAGGATCGCCAGCTGGCCGAGGATCGCCAGCGCGGGGATGGCGCCGTGGTTCTTCTTCGGGAGGACGATCTCGAAGACGAGAAGCAGGAGCGCGAGGAGGCCGAGCGCGACTTCGGGTGCGATGGACAACCAGTTGTTGCTCGCGGCGCGCTGGAGAAGATCGGTTGGGTCAGGCATGTTGAAATGCGGATTGCGGATTGCGAAATGCGGAATGGGCGGACGCTGGCTGTGGCCGGATTATTTGTGCTGACCGGCGGGAGCGTCGGCGTAGAGCGTCGTGACGGTGGCGTTGAGTTCGGTG harbors:
- a CDS encoding guanylate cyclase, which translates into the protein MSSLPATPAPSASDAGRITPQQKRRRWRGQWLAVALLPLALLWALFDTLGALRTIEEETVDWRFRWRGTLEAPVNVVYVDIDSQAVSELGNFPWNRDRFATVCKALLAEARVKAIGVDVLMSEAGMPQVVNRAAWNRGNAELGDFLFSEPPPPVVLAAAYMGAIRRDEEGNALPVEIPLAGSMPADFPEQPRWQGPDGLWKPAPHHGLIDTLDNDTRIVPLFAPLPDGGNVLHLSLELARIWWGVPKEGVRIRDDRIDMVDEDGRPVRRIPLPGGQFLAINWFSAWKAEGQNPRISFADVHTYAGMLGSADEAERAAAKEFFGQEGFRDAVVLIGATDPLMHDMATTSFDRHPVPKVGIYGNVLKMLVAGRFLHHPPGWAVWVITGVLGYLITKGFAGAARERERVTALVLVLVYVALVFVVFSRLDWVLPLAAPVGGALSAGFAGLGVQVVIERRQRNRLQGMFGSYVSPEVVRQLVESGEEPKLGGVEEEITAYFSDVQMFASVSEKLTPTQLVELMNEYLGACADVVQAQGGTLDKFVGDAVVAMFGAPVPLPDHAHRACIAALRVQQRLEAMRRQWASETHRDWPAEVVGLRTRIGLNSGRAVVGNMGSSARFNYTMMGDTVNLAARLESAARQWGVFTLCTAETKAGCEAVEPGRVVFRRLNNTVVKGRSQPVEIYEVVGLREQVSEETHECLRIFGVGLRCYNERDWEGARAAFRASARLEPHKPGEAPGVTLNPSLALLGMVGELQTNPPWGDWDGSYRMREK
- a CDS encoding DNA mismatch repair protein MutS, which gives rise to MSSSPENLRGEPESGFGPEPVVVPITGELDLHTFAPRETAQVLDAYIEACLERGIRSLRVIHGKGTGTLRETVHAFLRRDPRVLSFRIGDETSGGWGATRVQLKG
- a CDS encoding beta-lactamase, with the protein product MKLHVLPAGPIRTNAYLLTDAASGEAILIDAPEGVWADVEPVLKAEGCTLRELWLTHGHWDHMQGSAEVVEKSGATVRAHEADRVLIETPEVMELLGPGVPVRPVKIDATVSQGDRLAAFGMEAEVRHVPGHCPGNVLFYFAPVKAAFVGDALFAGSVGRTDLPGGSSEELARSVREQIYTLPGDTQVFPGHGGPTTVDRERATNPFVRNV
- a CDS encoding NADH-quinone oxidoreductase subunit N; amino-acid sequence: MPDPTDLLQRAASNNWLSIAPEVALGLLALLLLVFEIVLPKKNHGAIPALAILGQLAILVAFVVNYTNPAIATAGLTFNGLIEQSAQGQFMRLFFLLTSLLVSILGTVSLARQGPARLPRIEFFAITLVISGALMLLAQAHNFILLFVALETVTVGFYILVSYFRHNPLTLEAGLKYLITGSLSSGLLLFGIVLLYGVAGSPDLPGTLPGGEPMDFTALRLFLAANPGNFLASAGIVLVLCGVAFKIGAVPFQIWIPDVYQGAPTPVTAFLAVGSKAAGFTLLLILTRVFGTYSELLYKVLVIMAVATILFGNLAALTQHNVKRLLGLSGVSHAGYLLIGVIASLNADIAAQAVGAINFYLLAYLLASFAVFGVMTHVAGANDATQELEDYNDLGKTHPFLAGVLAIGLGSMAGIPPLAGFMGKLFVFLAAFRAELYLLLAVAIIGVVISIYYYFGWIKAAFFNVWRAPLLEGETDPRPPRAPVGALAGVTLVVLAAASVVLGFWQGPLGAWLILR
- a CDS encoding PEP-CTERM motif protein is translated as MISLKRHTRTVLGPLAALAVLASSPLASAGVTLVEELFGYADGNLAGGNGGTGFTTAWSGGASIDGTGLWTVNDGVATITGTRDTTASRAFDSLSDTFYFSFDVSVAAFTSAAGSFNDQLVFQTWNGSSWSDVFSVGIAYGTGGATGRYRVNGGDFNAGGFDVSGGVNTITGKFTFGGDGSATLTLWLNADDENAPPLTTRTLTASVDNIGRLFLRRQDGNRNGAGTVTAFDNLRIGTDWESATTSQVIPEPGTWAVLAGLLAAGVAIAARIRHRL